In one window of Trachemys scripta elegans isolate TJP31775 chromosome 5, CAS_Tse_1.0, whole genome shotgun sequence DNA:
- the LOC117878553 gene encoding ADP-ribosyl cyclase/cyclic ADP-ribose hydrolase 2-like isoform X1, protein MMKSFFLSLLVGLLFSKDYVKPTEIDGKKKWKGEGTTSNLESIVIGRCYEYIRIVNPSVGEKNCTEIWEAFKKAFINKDPCNILPLDYELFINLSLHTIPPNKSLFWENNHLLVTSYSDRTRRYMPLCDTLIGSFGDFLNWCGQANDTGFNYDSCPNTEECENNAVESFWKIASITYAKQSSGVIYIMLNGSAIGGAYPVKGFFADYEVPNFQKDRISRIEIWVMDDIGGPDLDSCGRGSVQILEERLKTMGYDITCIDNYKSVLLLKCLDYLNHSDCSIVSSAPSTQRGLVSPARGGSWSRLIYTIFVAFVFEICFNPLN, encoded by the exons ATGATGAAAAGCTTCTTCTTGTCTCTGCTAGTAGGTCTTCTTTTCAGTAAAGACTATGTTAAACCCACAGAAATAGATGGGAAGAAGAAATGGAAAGGTGAAGGTACCACATCTAACCTGGAGAGCATTGTAATTGGAAGGTGTTATGAATATATTAGAATTGTGAATCCAAGTGTTGG tGAGAAGAACTGTACAGAGATATGGGAAGCTTTCAAAAAGGCTTTTATTAATAAAGATCCTTGCAACATTTTACCATTGGACTATGAGTTATTTATTAACCTGTCACTGCACACAATTCCACCTAACAAG TCTCTGTTCTGGGAAAATAACCATCTGCTGGTCACTAGCTATTCTGATAGAACTCGTCGCTACATGCCTCTGTGTGATACTTTAATTGGTTCATTTGGAGATTTCCTGAACTGGTGTGGACAAGCAAACGATACTG GATTTAATTATGATTCCTGCCCTAACACAGAAGAGTGTGAAAATAATGCAGTAGAATCTTTCTGGAAGATTGCATCAATCACT TATGCAAAGCAGAGCTCTGGGGTAATATACATTATGCTGAATGGTTCTGCGATAGGGGGTGCCTATCCAGTCAAAgg TTTTTTTGCAGACTATGAAGTGCCTAACTTCCAAAAAGACAGAATTTCACGAATTGAAATCTGGGTCATGGATGACATTGGGGGACCTGACTT GGATTCCTGTGGGAGAGGCAGTGTACAAATATTAGAAGAAAGACTCAAAACTATGGGTTATGACATCACCTGCATTGACAATTACAA ATCTGTACTGCTGTTAAAGTGCCTGGATTATCTTAATCACTCTGATTGTTCCATTGTTTC gtctgcaCCTTCAACACAAAGAGGACTTGTATCTCCCGCCAGAGGCGGCAGCTGGAGCAGGCTCATTTACACGATTTTTGTAGCATTTGTTTTTGAGATCTGCTTTAACCCACTGAATTAA
- the LOC117878553 gene encoding ADP-ribosyl cyclase/cyclic ADP-ribose hydrolase 2-like isoform X2 yields MMKSFFLSLLVGLLFSKDYVKPTEIDGKKKWKGEGTTSNLESIVIGRCYEYIRIVNPSVGEKNCTEIWEAFKKAFINKDPCNILPLDYELFINLSLHTIPPNKSLFWENNHLLVTSYSDRTRRYMPLCDTLIGSFGDFLNWCGQANDTGFNYDSCPNTEECENNAVESFWKIASITYAKQSSGVIYIMLNGSAIGGAYPVKGFFADYEVPNFQKDRISRIEIWVMDDIGGPDLDSCGRGSVQILEERLKTMGYDITCIDNYKSVLLLKCLDYLNHSDCSIVS; encoded by the exons ATGATGAAAAGCTTCTTCTTGTCTCTGCTAGTAGGTCTTCTTTTCAGTAAAGACTATGTTAAACCCACAGAAATAGATGGGAAGAAGAAATGGAAAGGTGAAGGTACCACATCTAACCTGGAGAGCATTGTAATTGGAAGGTGTTATGAATATATTAGAATTGTGAATCCAAGTGTTGG tGAGAAGAACTGTACAGAGATATGGGAAGCTTTCAAAAAGGCTTTTATTAATAAAGATCCTTGCAACATTTTACCATTGGACTATGAGTTATTTATTAACCTGTCACTGCACACAATTCCACCTAACAAG TCTCTGTTCTGGGAAAATAACCATCTGCTGGTCACTAGCTATTCTGATAGAACTCGTCGCTACATGCCTCTGTGTGATACTTTAATTGGTTCATTTGGAGATTTCCTGAACTGGTGTGGACAAGCAAACGATACTG GATTTAATTATGATTCCTGCCCTAACACAGAAGAGTGTGAAAATAATGCAGTAGAATCTTTCTGGAAGATTGCATCAATCACT TATGCAAAGCAGAGCTCTGGGGTAATATACATTATGCTGAATGGTTCTGCGATAGGGGGTGCCTATCCAGTCAAAgg TTTTTTTGCAGACTATGAAGTGCCTAACTTCCAAAAAGACAGAATTTCACGAATTGAAATCTGGGTCATGGATGACATTGGGGGACCTGACTT GGATTCCTGTGGGAGAGGCAGTGTACAAATATTAGAAGAAAGACTCAAAACTATGGGTTATGACATCACCTGCATTGACAATTACAA ATCTGTACTGCTGTTAAAGTGCCTGGATTATCTTAATCACTCTGATTGTTCCATTGTTTCGTAA